In the genome of bacterium, the window CGGCAGCAGCCGCAACTGGGCGACGCGACCGGCAAGCGACTCGCTAACGGCCTCGTTGAGATCGAAGTTCTCGCTGCCGCTCAGCACGTACTGGCCGTTGGCACCACTGGAGTCGGCTGATTCCTTGAGATACGGGAACAAGGACGGCACGTGCTGCACTTCGTCGATGATTGCCGGAGTGCCGATGTCGCGCAAAAAGCCCCTAGGGTCGTCCTCAGCCCGATCGCGGACATCCAACCCGTCCAAGCTGACGTATTTGACCCCTGGATCGGTAAAGACGGCCTTGCACAGCGTCGTCTTGCCTGATTGGCGCGGCCCGGTCACAGACACGAACGGGTACTGCCGAAACAACTTCGGAAGGAGGCCAGCAATCTCGCGTAGGATCATTACCAGATTCTAATCCCTAAACCCTGCAATTCGGAACTTTAGATTTCGAATTACAGGGCCACCTTCAGGCATCTTCTCATCGCCATTCCGCATCCGTTCAGCCGTCGCCATCTCTGCGATACACCACTAGGCTGCGCACCTTGCGAGTGCTACACCACATGGAAGGCGGGCGGCTCGACCCGATCATCGCCCAGTTCCAAGACGTCGAATTCGTGTACGTGCCCCGCCAAGGCGACATTCCCGAGGATGCCTCCGGCGAGGCGCTGTTGACCATCCCCCGGGACTACCCCAACCTGGCTGGGCTGCTGGACCGGGGCGTGGAGTGGGTTCATGTGACCAGCACCGGGATCGACGGGTTTCCTTTGGAGCTGCTGGGCGACCGGGTGATGACCTGCTCGCGGGGAGCCGGGGCCATCGCCATCTCTGAATGGTGCCTGGCCATGATGCTGGCCTTTGAGAAGGACCTGCCCAACGTGTGGCTTAGCAGTCCGCCCGAGCAGTGGTTCACCGCCGATCTGGGCGCCCTCTACGGAAAGACGCTGGGTCTCATAGGTCTGGGCGGGATCGGCACCGCAGTGGCCCGCCGGGCCCTGGCCTTCGACATGACAGTGCTCGCTATTCGCCGCACCGCGGCACCTGCCCCATTGGAGGGGATTGAGATCGTCAACTCGCTGGCTGAATTGCTGGGCCGCTCCGACCATCTCGTGGTGGCCGCGCCGGCCACCGCGGCCACTCGCCATCTGCTGGATGCTGATGCCCTGGCCGCCACCAAGCCAGGGGTCCATATCATCAACATCGCCCGAGGCGACCTCATCGACCAGGGTGCCCTGCGGGCCGCGCTGGACAGCGGTCACATCGCCCGAGCATCACTGGACACGGTGGAGCCCGAACCCCTGCCCGAAGGCCATTGGCTCTATGACCATCCCAGGGTCCGGCTCAGTGCCCACGTGTCCTGGTGCATGCCCGAATCCTGGGATCTGCTGATCGCCCCCTTCGCCGAAAACCTCCAACGCCGCCTGGCCGGCCAGCCCCTCGAGGGAATCGTCAATCCCAACGAAGAGTACTAGCTCAGGGCTGCGACCTGGGGCTTGCCCCCCCCCCCCCCCACATCTTTAGAATGCCCGCGTGCAAAAAACAGGTTTTCGTATTGTGGCTGCGGTGGCGACGTTGGGGCTGGGCATCGCGGTGGCGGCTGGGGCGGGGGCGTTCTCGTCTGATCGGGTTGATGTGTCCGCGGGGGCGATGAACGCCGACGAGGTGGTGGTGCATGAGCTGTGGCACCAGCACCAGTGGGACCACAACGACCGCGGCCCCCACAACCACCCCCGCGACAGCCACAACCACAGGACGCGGCAGAACCACTCGCACCCTGCCGCCGACGAGGAGCACACCCACCACGGAAAGTGGGGTGATATACGCACCCACCACGACCACTCGCACCCCGCCGCCGACGACGGCCACCACCACCACGCGGGCGACGGCGCTCTCACGCACAGCGGCGCCCACCACAACGCGTTTATCGGGCACAGGCTGACCCACGTACAGACGCTCCACACCCACGGCCACAGCCACAGCCACAACGCCGTGACCACGACCCACGAACACGATGGGTTCGGGCTCCACAGCAGCCACCCGATAGCGAACCGGGCCGGGCACACGGGCACTCACGACCACGGCGACTTGGGCAGCCATACCCACACCTACAGCAACGGCAGCGCCGGCGTGTCGTTCACCTACCCGCACACCCACAACCACAACAACTACGGCACCCACACCCACCTGGGCAGCGACAACAGCCACTCTCACAGTCACAGCGGCACGGGCGTCCACACCCACGGCAGCACCGGCAGCATCACCCTGCCAGTGACCCACGCCCACGACGGCCACGGCACCCACACCCACGGCACGGGCGGCGGCGTGGAACTGCCGGTGACCCACGCCCACGACGGCCACGGCACCCACACCCACACGTCCAGCAACGTAACGCTGCCGATGACCCACACCCACGCCACAGGCGCCCACGCCGCCCACACCCACAGCGACCACAACCACGACGGGGCGGCGTTGCACAAGCACGTCTCATGGACGCCGAAGGCGCGCACGTTGGCGCCGGTGGGCGGCGACCCGTCGGGAGACACCTACACCATCACCGTGCCGCAGCGGCCCGCTGAGGGCCAGACCCTGACGGTGTGGATCGGCGTCGAGCGCGCCGAGGTGGCCGGCTCGGTCGCCGTCGAGCCGGCCCGGCTCGACATCACCCGGGCCAACTGGGACCAGACCCACACCATCACCGTCACCGCGTCGGACGACGCGCAGCCCGGCGACTGGTTCGTGATACGGCACTGGTTCAGCCGCGGCTTCTCCGACCCCTACATCGCCGCCTACGAGCGGGCCGGAACGCTGTGGTCCTCGATCCCCAGGTTCGACGTGACCGGCCGGGTGTTCGACCCGCACGACGTGCTCGACAGCGACGACACCTACGCCACCGACGACACCGAAGCCAGCGACGACACCTACGCCACCGACGACACCGACGCCACCGACAGCGGCGGCGCGCTGGGGCCGGGCGACAACGGCCGGGAGGGAGGCAGCCTCGGCGGCGGCGCTACGGCGTGCGCCACCGACGACACCGATCTGCTCGCCAAGGTCCGCTCCAAGACCCAGGACCAGTGGAACGGCGGCCGCCCCGACCTGCTGGAGACGTTCACCCGCGCGTACCGGACCATGCTGGGCGAGGACGACTACACCGTCGCGCAGATCAAAGCCCGGCCCGACCGCCAAACCCCCAACTGGCAGGGCAGCGGCCCCAACACGCTCTGGCAGGCCGTCTACGCCGAACTCGACCGGCTCCAAACCTGCCGCAACTGACACCACCCCACAGCCGCACACCGGAGCGCCTGACTTCCTCTTGGAACAGCACCAAAAGGCAACACTCATCGTAGCACTGCTCTCGGCCAGCACCGCCGTCAGTTCCGAAAGCCACTAACTGCCAGCAGACAAAATCGCCTCCAGCACCTCGCGGCGGCGGACTTGGCCGGTGGCGGGGGTACGGGGGATGGCGTCCATGGCCTCGATCCGGCGGGGGTGCTTGAACCGGGCCAGCCGGTCGTTCAGATGGGCGTGTACCGCATCGGTGCTGGGCAGGGCAGCGCCTGGAGCCAGCACGAACACGGCGCACACCACCTCGCCCCAGCGGTCGTCGGGGATTCCCACCACTGCGACTTCAGCCGCCCCAGGGAAATCGGCCAGGTGGCCCTCCACCTCGGCAGGCGACACCGTTTCCCCGCCAGTACGGACCACGTCCTTCACCCGCCCGACGATGGAATAGAAGCCATCGGCATCCACCTCGGCCAGATCGCCAGTGCGGAACCAACCATCGTCGGTGAACGCCTCGGCGGTGGCTTCGGGATTGTCGAAGTAGCCGTCGAACATGAACGGTGAACGGGTCTGGAGCTCTCCCTGATCGAGGCGCACCTCGGCCCCGGTGTGGGCCTGGCCACAGCTTCCCGGCCGGAACTCCATGTCGACATCGTCCAGCATGGTGACCGACCCGGCTTCGGTGGAGCCGTAGAACACCCGTCGATGGGCATTGGGGAACGCAGCCTTCAAGTCGGCCAGCAGCTCGGGCGGGGTGGCCGAGGTTCCCGAGGTGGCGAACCGCAGCGAGGAGAGACCTTCGTGCCGATCAGCGTCCAGCACCCGGCGCCACACCGCGGGGATGCAGTTCATGTAGGCCGCTTGGTGAACCTGGACTGCGTCGATCAGCACATCGGCGTCGGCCCGGTCGGTGAACACCACCAGCCCGCGGGCCTGCCAGGCCTGAAGGGCGATGGTCCACGCCCCCATGTGGAACATCGGGAACATGCACACCGTGGCGTCGCGGGGCTCGAGCAGCGCCGGAGTGCGGGTGCGGAGCCAATTGCACCGGTGCGACAGCACCACGCCCTTGGAGCGCCCGGTGCTCCCGCTGGTGAAGAACACCACATGATGGTCGGTTTCCTCCACGCCTGCCGAGGGCAGCGCCGATTCCGATGCGGAGGCAGCTTCTGTAACCAAATCAAGCCCCGGCCCGGTCCCGCCCAGGCGGAGCAATGGGACTCCCATCGCCTCGGCCACCGACTGGCCGGCCTCGGCATGGCCGGAATCGGCCACCAGCAGCCGGGGCCGGGCCAGCCCCACCATCTCGGTCGCCTCATCGGGCGACAGCCGGGCGTTGGCCGGGGCGAACACCGTCCCGGCTCGGGCCAATGCCACAAACAGGGCTACTGATTCCAGGTTGTTGTCGCTCCAGGTGACCACCCGGTCGCCTCGACCCACGCCGAGCCCGGCCAGCACGTGGCCCATCTGGTTGGCCTGTCGGTGCAGCTCCCCATAGGTGAGCGACTTCTCCCCCCGCGTCACCGCGGGGCGGGACGGCACCGTCGCCGCCGCGTTGTCGAACACCGAGCCAATCACCAACTCCATCGCCGGGCACACTACCGGGGCAGGGGCCGGAGTATCCGCGGCGGGAACTCCGTCGCTTGCGACCGCCTCGACACCGGGCCCCTCCTTACAGCGGATTCCGCCAGCGCAGTCCGGGGAACCTGGCGAAGTCGGAATCGTTGGAATGAACCTCGGCCTGATGCTCGATGGCGAGTGCGGCAATGTGGGCGTCGGTGACGAGGTTTCCTCCGACACCGGCAGCCACAACGAGCTGGCGGAATATGGCCAGATGCTGGGCACCGGGGTTAAGCGGGGTTACTTGGGGCAAGCTGAACCATTCCCCAACCAAATCGACCGCCCGTTCTGGGGAGACCGGTCGAATCGCCGTTCGGTGTTGGGTGACGATCCGAACGAATCCCGCAGCCACCACCCAAGGAAGCCCGACTCGCTCAGTCCCGTTGGCCATTTCCTCCCACCAGTCGCGGGCCTCCTGGTGGAATGGCGCATCCTCGTTGTAGGCGTAGACCAGCAGGTTGACGTCGGGGACGATCACCGGTCAGACGCCACTTGACGCCCTTGGCTCTCCACACGGGCTTCCTTCTGCAGGAAAGCCTCTGCTTCGAGCTCGTCGTTGAGCTGGTTGAGCCGGAGGGGATCAACGCCCGGCTGCAACCCGCAATTGAGCGGTTGAACCCGGAACGGCTCAGACGGCGTCGCTCTCTCAGGCCCCAGTCCTTTCCTCAGAATCTCGTTGACCACCTGCTTGAACGGCTGTTCGAGCAGCCGGGCCCGCTCCTTTAGCGCATCGGCCACGTCATCGTCTAGGGTCAGCGTCGTCCTCATGTGTACATCTTGATGTCTGCTTTTGTTGATGTCAAGGTGTTACCAATGCTGCATGGCCTACGTGACACCATGGGAGCCGTGAGCAGAAAGTCGTCCACAGAGCTCGCGCTCGAAAAGGCCTATGCGACCAAGGGGCCGGAGGCCAATCGCGAGCTGTACGCGGATTGGGCTGAGACCTACGAATCTGAATTCGTCGTCGACAGCAGATACGTGTATCCCCAGCAGGTGGCCGAGGTCTTCTGCGGCGGCTTCGCCCAGCTCGACCAGCCGGTCCTTGATGTGGGCTGCGGAACCGGGCTCGTGGGCGCCCAGTTGGCCGAGGCGGGGGTGGCATTCATCGACGGCATCGATCTCTCGCCGGAGATGCTGGCCGAAGCCAAAGCCAAGACCCATGGTGGCCGCCCCCTATACCGACTGCTCTTTGAGGCCGACCTCACCGATTCAACGGAGCTGGTCGACCACGCCTACGCCGGCATCGTGAGCGCGGGAGCGTTCACCCATGGGATCTTCGGTTCTGAGACGATCTCTGAATTGCTGCGGGTGGCCCGGCCCGGAGCCCGCTTCGCACTCGGGATCAACTCGGCCCACTTTGACGAAGCCGGTTTTGGCGACTGGCTCGAGGAGCGACAGTCGGAGGGGCTCATCACCGGGCTGAGATTCGACTTGCGGCCGATTTACGAGGAGGCAGACGAGGCCGATCCCGACCAGTGGACCCGCATCGCGGTGTTTGCCGCCGCGTGAGCGAAGCCGCACAACGAGCGGCAACGTGGCACCATTGGAGCTATGAGCTTGACGTCTGCCAGCACCGAAGAGGACACGGCGTTTGACCCGTTCGCCTATCCTGAGGAGGTGCCCATCGACGAACTGGCCGAGTTGCGGTCCGAGTGCCCGGTGGCCCGCACCCCCACCGGGTGGTATCTCACCAAGTTCGACCATGTGCTGGCCGCCACCAGAGACGTCGAGACCTTTGTGTCCAGCTTCCGCGACCCCGGCGTGGTGGTTCCCGAAGAGGAGTCGCTCCGCATCGACTCCCCTGCCCACATGCTCATCCGGGACTGCACCGCCGACACCGATGTGTTCGGCGCTCCCATGAGCCGCGGCGACAAGATCGTGTTCGGCGTGTCGTCGGCCAACCGGGATGAGGACTACTTCGACGATCCCGACGAGTTCCGGCTTGACCGGGAGCGCCCCAAAGACCACATTGCCTTCGGCGGCGGCCCCACATCTGCCCCGGAGCCAGCTTGGCCCGCCTCGAGGGCCGGGTGGCCTTGGAGGTGTTCTTGGAGCGGGTGGCAACCGCGGAGCTGGCCCCCGGCAGCGTCCGCAAGAAGACCCCGGTGTTCTGGGCCAATGGACCCGACCGCCTTGACGCGTTCTTGACTCCCGAACCCGTTGGCTGAGCAACAGCCCGAGGGCGAGACTTACACCCACGGTTACCATCAGGTAATCGTGGGATGGCACTCCCGGCGCACCGCGGAGTCATGTGCCGCCTTCTTGCTGCCACGACTGCGGCCCGATGCCGAAGTGCTCGACATCGGGTGCGGATCGGGCACCATCACTGCTGGCCTGGCTCGCCGCGCTGGCCGGGTGGTGGGCCTGGACCTGTCGGCCGACGTGGTGGACGCGGCCCGGGCCCACGCTGACGACTGTGGCCTGACCAACGCATCGTTCGAGGTCGGCTCGGTCTACGAGTTGCCGTGGGACGATGCCAGCTTCGATGTGGTGTACGCCCATCAGGTGCTCCAGCACCTCTCCGATCCGGTGGGGGCGCTGCGGGAGGCCCGGCGGGTGCTGCGGCCCGGCGGGCTGGTGGCGGTGCGGGATTCCGATTACGAGACCATGATGCATGCCCCGGTGTTCCCGGCCATCGAGCGCTGGCGACGCCTCTACCACCAAGTGGCCTCGGCCAACGGCGGGGAAGCTGACGCCGGACGCTATCTGCTGTCTTGGGCAATAGAAGCCGGCTTCACCGATATCGAGGCCACCGCCAGCACCACCGCCCACGCTGACCAAGAGGGACGAACGGTGTGGGGCGAGATGTGGGCGGTACGGGTGATCGAAAGCGATTTCGCCGACCACGCGGTAGGTCACGGATTCGCCACCCGCGATGAACTCAAGGAAATCTCCGCAGCCTTCTCCCAGTGGTCCACTGAACCCGATGGCTTCTGGGCCTGGGTGAACGGCGAGGTCATCGGGGTCTGCCCGCCCGACTGACGAGCTGTCCAGAAACTGTCACACCCATCCTTACTCTCAGGTGATGAACGAGAAACCGAGGATCGGGCAAATGCAGATTCCAGCGATGACGCCAAAGCGTCGTGGCCTTGCGCTCGCCGCCGCTGATAGGTCCACCGACGAGGATCGCGCTCGTGACATGCTGGTTAGCAGTGCAAAGGCGAAGGGCGACTCATCCAAGGCCGCGAACGCCATGATGGCGCAAAGAGAGCCGACTGAGACCAAATCGTCCGTGCCTGACTTCGGCCCAGACTTCCCTGTCTCCCCCATCCCGGCAGTCAACGTCGCCTCGGTTCCTCAGCGCTCACCACTGCGATACCCAGGCGGCAAGACCTGGCTCATTCCCCATATCCGGGCCTGGCTCGCGCCCATGCAACCCAGACCAAGAAGGCTCATTGAGCCATTCTGCGGCGGAGGCATAGTGGCTCTCACGGCAGTGTGTGAAGACCTGGTCGAGCAGTGCTTTATGGCCGAACTAGACCACGATGTGGCTGCGTTCTGGCACGCGGCGCTACGCCACAACGCCGAGTTGTCTCACCTCGTCTCTGAGTTCGAACCGACACGCGAGTCTGTTTCTGCTCTGGCTGACCAAGCCCCCCGAAGCCTGCTCGAGCATGGATTCCGCACCTTGGTCCTCAACCGGACCCGGCGCGGCGGCATCCTCGCCCCCGGGGCTGCCCTAACAAAGTCGGGTGAGAACAACAAGGGACTTGCCTCTCGTTGGTATCCCGACACCATCATCCACCGATTGCGGAACATCGAGGCCCACGCGCAACAGATCAACTTCTGTGAAGCTGATGGGCTCGACCTCCTAGAGGTCATTGCCGAGATTACCGGTACGGTCGCCTTCATTGACCCTCCCTACACTGCTGGCGGTAAACGAGCCGGCAGGCGTCTCTACAGCCACAACCAGATAGACCACCGACGACTCTTCAAGATCCTGGCGCAAACCCCGGTCGACTTTCTGATGACCTACGACCGCTCACCAGAGATCGCTGAACTCATTGCAGAGTACGGATTCCACGCCGTCGAAGTTGTCATGAAGAACACCCACCACGCCCACATCTCCGAACTCGTCATCACCCGACGAGCTGTCTTCGTCTAGCCAACAAGATGCCCGACAACGCCAGGACGCGATACGGCATTGCAGAGTGGTATGGACAGGAGTTCACATCACTCAATGCAAGGCAGAGAAAGACTTACGCCGAGCACGCGCTGGGCGAATCTGAAGCTGAACATCCAGTTTGTCCGTTCCAGCCAGACCAGCCGGCAAGATAGACATGATTGTCGCCCATCAACAGGGAGACAATCTGAGATGGCATGGCCTAGAAATTCAAGCCGTCTATTTCTCAGGTCAGGGGATGGAGACCGAATTCAAAGCCCTACGCGACGACCTCCAGGAGCCCCCTCCGTTCCCTTCAGCCAACCGTCGACCCGACTGGCGATCCTCCAGCGCCAAACGCCTCATGCCGCAACTCCAGATCAAGGCCCCGACAGTCCGACGATGGGGGGCCAAACTTGCCGTAGCTGTAGATCGACCATTCTTCGATGCCGTTGGCGGTCCTAGCCCCCAACCCAGCCACGATCTCAACGAGGGCGACATCATCTGGTTAGTCGCCCGTCTAGAACGCGCTTACGCTGGAACTCTTGAGCTAGCCCAAGCCCACTGGGAAGTTCTCACTCTGGAGGACTCCAACAAACGCCTCCAAGCAGCCGAAACCGTCAGCAGGGAGAACTTCGAAATAGCCTTGAGATCGCGGCTGCGACCCCTGTGAGACGGTGGGGTGGCTGCTGAGGCTGCTCTAACTGAAACTGTCACACCCCCTGTTTAGGGTGAGGGCATGATCAAGTCCGCACCGAGAATCCTCCCGACGTTTGACTCGCCATCTCGGCCCAAGTGGTTGGTCGAGGCTACGAAGGATGCAGCCTCAGCTTCATTCGCCGACTACAGCCGAACCGAATGGCCCGACAAAATCGCCGATGCCTGCGACAAGATGCTGACACTCACAAGTCAAGGGTCTGACTGTCTTCCTCCGGTCTGCGACCCGAAGGCTTCCCTCCCCCTCGAGTCTGGATCGATGGGCGACAATCTCAGCGTGGCCTTGGCCGGCGAACTGCTAGGAGAGATGGTCGGCAGATTGTCATTCTCTTTTGAACACGACGAGATGTGTCGCAGTGCCTATCCAATTCTTTGGGACATGGCCCTTGACGAGTGTGCCAACGACCCTGACATGCCGGAAGCGCCAGATCAGATTCTGTACAATCACAGCGTCCCGCTGTCAGAAGCCTGCAAAAGCGGACCGCCCTGGCCATCAGGGATGCACTACGCCAGCCACGCAGTGATGGAATTCGCCCACCATGCCTCCGCATACAGCTCTACTGGCCTCGGATTGGCCCATGCTGCACCAGTCCCGGTGGTATGGCCGCCTCCTGACGCTCCCCCTGCCCTGGCCTCGGCCCGGGGCAACTTGTGCACTGCCCTTGAGACTGCGCTGTTGAACCAGGACGAATACACCGCCAATCTGCACGCCTACCTCGCCGCACGTGACAACCCAAATCTGCCCGATCCGACCCTTGCCGAGACCGATCAAGTGGCTGCGGCGCTGCGCGACTGGAACGAGACTGTCATTCCGGCGGCGAGGGGTCTCGCAGCGGCCACCTACGCCCATGCATGGGAATGGGCCAGCACCGATCAAGACCGCTGGGATCTCGGAGTGATCGTCTACGCCCACTCCGAGGCATTTCTCTCTGTCCATCATCTCAGGCAAGCCACCGACGCTTACGACCTAGTCGATGCCGCCTGCCGCAGCTACGCATGGTGGTGGTGTCACGACCGAAAGTTAGATGTGGCCTCTTTGCGAGAGATTGCCAGCACCGGGTGGTCCCTCAATCGTCCTTCCACTCTGTAGCACTGCCGTGCTACGTTGGTGAACGTGAGCAGAACAACCACGGTTCGCCTCAGCGACGACGATACGCAGCTGCTCGCGGAACTCGCTCCAGAGTTCGGAGGGCGATCGAGCGCAATCCGACAGGGCATTCGTCTGCTCGCCCGTGAAAGCCAGCGACGTCAAGCGCTTCGGTCTTTTGTCGAAGCATGGGATGAAGAGGCTGGCCCCCTTGACGAGAGGGAAATCTCGTCGATGCTGAATCGCTATTTCAAGCAGTGATCCTCGACGCTGGGCTGCTGATCGCGGTCGACCGTGAAGAACGTGCCGCGCGCTCCTTTCTTGCTGCGGCTGTCAGAACAGATGAAGTCCTGCGGACGACCGCACCAGTTGTGGCGCAAGTCTGGCGTGATGGACGACGGCAGGCTCGACTGGCGCAGTTTCTCGCAACGTTGGATATCCACCCATTCGACCGCGCCGACGCAGGTGCAGTCGGGAAGATATTAAGCAATTCGGGTACCGCAGATGTCGTAGACGCACACCTGGTGGTTCTCGCCGTCCAGATTGGCGACGGCATCATCACTTCTGATGCTCACGATTTCGCCGTACTCGTCGGCCACCTCGGTTCTGATGCACCGAAGATCCATCACTGGCAACACGAGTCTCGTAGATGAGGCCTCCGCTGCCAGTGATGGAAGCCCTTCAGCCCTTGATGGTAAGGAGCTCTAGGAGGTTGCCGTCGGGGTCGCTGAAGTAGACGGATTGGCCTCGTTCTCCGTTGCTAGCCGGGCGGGGGGCGGGACCCTCGACAACCTCGATGCCGTGTTCGGCTAGATGGGCCTGGGCGGCGGCGATGGTGTCGCCCCAGCGGAAGCACAGGTCTACCGACCCTGGGGTGGGCAGGCGGGCATGGGGAGAGGCGGGGGCGGCACCGGGATGAACGTTGATGCGGTTGGCCCCCACCTGCATCATCACGATCGGCATCTTGCCGGCCCGGAACTCCTCCAGATACATGGGCTCAGCCCCCAGCACTTCTCCATAGAAGGCCACGGTGGCCTCCACGTCGGCCACGGTGATGGCCAAGTGGTCGAATCCCTCAACGGTCATGATGCCTACCCTCGCATCGGGATGCCCGCAGTGGAGCCCCCGTCAATGATGTACTCGTGGCCAGTCTGGTACGACGATGCTTCCGACACCAGATAGCAGGCCAGATCGGCTACCTCGGAGGCCACCCCGGCCCGGCGCAACGGCACATGGCCGAACAGCTCGGGTCGGCCGTGGCGGTCGGCCGACAACATGGCGGTCTCTATCGGGCCGGGATGGATTGAGTTCACCCTGATTCCCCTGGGTCCCAATTCGATAGCCGCCACCTTGGTCAATCCCCGCACCGCCCACTTGGTGCCCCCGTAGGCCGAGTGGTGGGCGATTCCCTCCATGCCAGCAATAGACGAAATGTTGACGATCCCCCCGCCGCCGGCCTCGGCCATGGGGTCGGCCACGCTCTGGATGCCCAGGAACGTGCCCAGGTAGTTCACCTCCCAAATGCGACGCAGGCTCTCGGGGGTCTCGTCGGCAATGGGGGCGGTCCAGTGAATGGCGGCGTTGTTCACCAGCGCCCGCAGCGGCCCCTGCTCCACCGCGGCGGCCACTACCCGGGCCCAATCCTCGGGCGAGGACACGTCGTGGTGGAGATACACGGTATGTTCGCCCAACTCGGCGGCCACTGCCTCCCCCGCCTCGTCGAGCACATCGCCCATCACCACGAACGCGCCTTCGGCGACAAACTTCCGGGCCTCGGCCTCGCCTTGTCCCCGGGCCGCCCCGGTCACGATCGCTACCCGTCCATCGAGACATCCCATGGCGAAGTTCTAGTCGATCAGACAGCGATGGCTAAGAGTAGTGTTCACGGCCATGCCATACCCACAAGCAGTCTTGGATATCGCCGCCCGCATCAACAATTGGGGACGCTGGGGCGAAGACGACCAGATCGGCACGCTCAACTTCCTCACCGACGAGGTGGTGAAAGAGGCGGCCCAGTGCATCCGCACCGGCAAGCGCATCTCGCTGGCCTATCCCCTGCACAAAGACGGCCTCCAGACCGGAGTCATCCCCGGCCGGGTCAACCCGCTGAAGACGATGGTGTCGCTCAATCACGGCATGATGGGCGACCCCGACATGTTCCACACCAGCGACGACGTGGGCACCATGGGCTTGCAATGCGCCACCCACTGGGATGGGCTCTGCCATGCCATGTACCGGGGCAAGCTCTACAACGGCCACGACGCCTCCACCATCACCGAATGGGGTGCGTCGGTGTGCGGAATCGAGCAGGTCAAGAGCCTCACGGGACGAGGGGTGCTGCTCGACATAGCCAAGCTCCACGGAGTGGACGTGCTGGAGCCGGGCCACGCCATCGGCTACGACGACCTGACCAACGCGGCTGAGGCCCAAGGCGTCGAGATCCGCACCGGCGACATCATCCTGGTGCGCACCGGGCTTTTCGCCTACGCCAAAGCCGGCGACCTGGACAGCTACTACGGCGAGCCCATCCCCGAGTTGGGAGTGGTGCGCTCTGCCGGCATCGGTGTGACCGCCTGCGAGTGGTTCTACGACCACAACATCGCCGCGGTGGCCACCGACAACATCGTGTTCGAGGTGCTGCCCTACGACCCGGCCTTCGAGGGGGCGATCATCGCCATTCACTGCCTCAACCTGGTGGACATGGGCCTCACCCAGGGACAGAACTGGGACTTGGAGGAGCTTGCCGCCGACTGCGCGGCCGACGGCCAGTACGACTTCTTCCTGGAAGCCTCTCCCCAGCCGTTCGTTGGCGGCCTGGGGTCACCGGTCAACCCAGTGGCCATCAAATAGCAGGAGATCCGGGCGGCAGGCTCAGGCCAGCGTGCCAACCCGTTCTTCGAGCAAAGACAGATCGAGGTTGTCGCGAAGGGCGTCGGCCAGCCGATCGAGATCTTTCTGCCAGCGTTCCTGCAAATCCT includes:
- a CDS encoding DNA adenine methylase, translating into MAQREPTETKSSVPDFGPDFPVSPIPAVNVASVPQRSPLRYPGGKTWLIPHIRAWLAPMQPRPRRLIEPFCGGGIVALTAVCEDLVEQCFMAELDHDVAAFWHAALRHNAELSHLVSEFEPTRESVSALADQAPRSLLEHGFRTLVLNRTRRGGILAPGAALTKSGENNKGLASRWYPDTIIHRLRNIEAHAQQINFCEADGLDLLEVIAEITGTVAFIDPPYTAGGKRAGRRLYSHNQIDHRRLFKILAQTPVDFLMTYDRSPEIAELIAEYGFHAVEVVMKNTHHAHISELVITRRAVFV
- a CDS encoding NotI family restriction endonuclease, whose translation is MSVPARPAGKIDMIVAHQQGDNLRWHGLEIQAVYFSGQGMETEFKALRDDLQEPPPFPSANRRPDWRSSSAKRLMPQLQIKAPTVRRWGAKLAVAVDRPFFDAVGGPSPQPSHDLNEGDIIWLVARLERAYAGTLELAQAHWEVLTLEDSNKRLQAAETVSRENFEIALRSRLRPL
- a CDS encoding twitching motility protein PilT yields the protein MILDAGLLIAVDREERAARSFLAAAVRTDEVLRTTAPVVAQVWRDGRRQARLAQFLATLDIHPFDRADAGAVGKILSNSGTADVVDAHLVVLAVQIGDGIITSDAHDFAVLVGHLGSDAPKIHHWQHESRR
- a CDS encoding VOC family protein — encoded protein: MTVEGFDHLAITVADVEATVAFYGEVLGAEPMYLEEFRAGKMPIVMMQVGANRINVHPGAAPASPHARLPTPGSVDLCFRWGDTIAAAQAHLAEHGIEVVEGPAPRPASNGERGQSVYFSDPDGNLLELLTIKG
- a CDS encoding SDR family oxidoreductase codes for the protein MGCLDGRVAIVTGAARGQGEAEARKFVAEGAFVVMGDVLDEAGEAVAAELGEHTVYLHHDVSSPEDWARVVAAAVEQGPLRALVNNAAIHWTAPIADETPESLRRIWEVNYLGTFLGIQSVADPMAEAGGGGIVNISSIAGMEGIAHHSAYGGTKWAVRGLTKVAAIELGPRGIRVNSIHPGPIETAMLSADRHGRPELFGHVPLRRAGVASEVADLACYLVSEASSYQTGHEYIIDGGSTAGIPMRG
- a CDS encoding cyclase family protein, coding for MPYPQAVLDIAARINNWGRWGEDDQIGTLNFLTDEVVKEAAQCIRTGKRISLAYPLHKDGLQTGVIPGRVNPLKTMVSLNHGMMGDPDMFHTSDDVGTMGLQCATHWDGLCHAMYRGKLYNGHDASTITEWGASVCGIEQVKSLTGRGVLLDIAKLHGVDVLEPGHAIGYDDLTNAAEAQGVEIRTGDIILVRTGLFAYAKAGDLDSYYGEPIPELGVVRSAGIGVTACEWFYDHNIAAVATDNIVFEVLPYDPAFEGAIIAIHCLNLVDMGLTQGQNWDLEELAADCAADGQYDFFLEASPQPFVGGLGSPVNPVAIK